The sequence gctgggcaacgagtacaaccaaatttgagtcgcttcactgttgcctccatcatcagaaccttcagggaggaaaacaggtaggtgtacttgcagtaagactgctttgtacagtaacgtttaagttactgaacttatgtgtcttgagtttcagtatgtttccattatttgcctgtaaaatgaatgtgtgacagttacagtaatgagtgcttctatttttgtaggacacagagacgaccacctggtggaggcaggttaaggcttttgtcggaggagcaagagagggaacttgtaaacatggtaattgcaaataatgtaatccgcctgcaagagattcaaaggagagtgattgaggatgatcatctttttcgaggcataaatgccatcagcctctccacaaTTGACCGCATCCTCCGAAAGAATCAATTCCGGATGAAACAGGCATACCGAGTCCCTTTTGAAcgaaactctgacagagtgaaaaaccaacgtgtggaatatgttcaggtatgagttttgatactgtataaagtattgtgtaccatcacagcatggcagtttatgctgccatttcagcactcttgaactgtggttcagggtaccgattgactctactgtgttatgtgttttgcagagaatctttgagactgaaggacggcctgttccccatgaaataatctttgtggatgaggcaggttttaacctgaccaaaagaaggaaaagggggaggaacaTAATTGGCCATCGGGCTATTGTAAATGTCCCTGGTCAGCGTGGGGGGGAATGTCACTACACTATGTGCGCAGCCATCAGCCAACGAGGGGTACTCCACCGCCATGCCGTACTAGGACCCTATAACACTAtgcttctccttgcttttcttgatggtttaagacaacatatgttccagctggactacagggaaccagcacagccagagcagcctcactacgttgttgtgtgggataacgtcagcttccatcgcgctgctctggttcgtgactggtttaccaataacccaaggttttctaatatctttctgcctgcatactctcccttTATAAACCCGATAGAGGAGTTATTTTCAGCATGGCGGTGGAAAGTGTATGACCGAGAACCTTATGTCCGTGTTCACCTCCTTCAGGCCATGGAAGAGGCCTACCTAGACATATCAGTAGATGCATGCCAGGGGTGGATCAGGCATGCAAGGGGATTTTACCCCCGCTGCCTGGCTGGGGCCAatatagcctgtgatgtggatgagattctctggcctgacccagaccaaagacaagatgctgaggtgggataatgtttctggtgtgtgttgtactgtatagtacatgaatgacaatgtgccactgtacatacattggttgcgtcttttgtgtttatcatgtgacaagggttttgaaggggagaaccataagcaacctaattgttttggaactattgttttgaattaattgtaccagtgtgcaaaactgttgtagtgtgtgtgtttttgagggcttgtgtttgatgtctgagggcaacgtttggtttttcagcaggagtgaatagttttgggtgtagagcttcattttgacctggaaataggatgtttgggaaattgagtgagatgttatggatttgtgtttactgttgtgagGATATGAGGCGtagtttcaagaaatgtgttttagcaatcgagaaaaactgtaacacaAGCCATCATATTAataagcacacaatgcaccaactacacactgatggtatgaataaaaaacacatctggcttttgctttctctgtgcacaaggtaggctaagtccgtttgagctcatacttttGTCATAGGTCTGTAAACAtggagggatccaaacttcaagtactggtgtttatttacacacatcaaaacaaacacaagtgtttatttccaagtataggattatttgcaattgCCATATTGACTATATGGGtttcttggtctgcagtgaacatgcttcctctgccccagcatctggtcgtctagcaattctgtaaagtaacaatttcagtatttttacatctattgtattgttgtgtttctcattggcatatggcagtgctacaaatcttagtgcaaagtgactgtactgaccgattctcatttcaagatgtccttatggtacttgctacagtgtagcggctcgagttaggctggacccgttggccagcttccctcagggtcattccacagttgattacatggtccactattgtagctctgatgtcatcagcaattctatttcttactcttcctacccttcctctcccccctcctcgtcctcctcttgTTCCTCCTTGTCCTCGTCGTCCTCTTcgtcctacttcttcacctctacgtcctcttcctcggtctcctctacttctcactcttcctgctccctccattgtactccgcacacacagcttacctgtatgatagtgcttaggctgattgcaaagtgaactaattatctaaaaaagttttcacatgtgacagtgtgccagacagttggcaaaataGTGTAAATAATGGCCATAAATGTGTATAGTTTTGCTAGGAGTGCATTGATCATTTGGAAATTGAGTGTAAAGCAGTGAGTTGTGTTTACAGTTCTGCAAAAAGAGTGCTGTGCAGTGGATTGTAGCTACAGGTTTGCAAAGTGTATgttacaaaatggaaaaaactgaGTGTaaagcagtgtttgtgcttttagttttgcaaacttagtgagtggttttgctataagtattaatagttttagaaattgtgctgtaagaatcacagttagggtttaagcattcagaaaaaaatgtaatacatttatattaccCAATTTCCTTCAGGGCCAACCTTTGGGatcaatacttttttttttaattgaattgaattgaattgaatatgtaACTACATTTTTGTGAGTAATTTCTGACTGAATTCCTGTTATTACTGCAGCCCACCTGCAGTATTTTTTGTGATCCACCAGGGGCCCCTGGTAAAATAATATGATTTCTTAATACTGAAACTATGtaacatttatatacagtgtgtgtgtcacagcatAGGAGCACCATTGGTGATGGTACTCTCACCTTTTCTCTTCACCTTGTACACTCCTGACTTCCAGTATCACTCTCGGCTgagttgtctttaaaaaaaatattcttgtataAGTCTGCAGCTGTGGGGATTTGTCAGAGGTGGGAAAGAGACGTTACAGGGAACGTGTGGATCACTTTGAGATTACAATCACTTCCAACCGTAAGAGATGGTGACAGATTTTGGGAAGACCAAGgccaatttaaataatttaatttttacactattttttcccctatttttttttaaaaccacctTGCTGTTGCTGGTGCAGTTTTCTTTGCGCACAGTTGTAAAAAGAAATGCACCAGGGTAGCAAATTCAGAAGTCTGgcttacacaagaaaacactctgTAACCCTCTACAGTGAGTTAGGGATTTTCTTACTGGTTAAATATTCTAATCAATTTatgtaaatacatatttataatCTATTATATTGAAAAGtagttataataaaaataatatatcacaatgaaaaagacaataTTAGTAATATTTCAAATTATTTCTATTCATATTTTCTCACACGCCATTgctgttttacattaaaaatagtACAGTACATATTTAAAGTAGATTATGATGTTTGGCAAATGTTGCACTGAGACCCCAAAAGGGGTAATTGTTAATGTCAGGCACCAGAAAATGATGTGACATGTTTGAGGATTTTTTGCAATAAAGGTGACATTTATTAACAAGGATATTAATAGAACAAAGGTAAAAAACCCCGAAAccccaaacaaaatgaaataaaaagaatgtatgataaaactaaacaaaatgcaaattcaTCTACCTGGTACCAAAACAAAAGACCACAGTATaaagaaacatcaaacaaaTCTATTTTCCCCCaataaagcctttaaaaaatatcagaTTCAATCCTTTGACCAAGTACCTACTAAAATGCACAACAAACTGATAATAACAAACCACACTGATAATATGTGGGAACTCCTCTTGGTGCCTTTTGTTGGACaggccaaagataacacagtttaacatccattaaattgtatttttgcacctcAAGGCGATTCCCAAAGACATATTTGCTACACAGCATGCTGAAATTTTAACAAAATATAAGGAAATGgtacaagtggaggacaaaattACTAGTGACAGGCCTAAAAACAATCTACAACAGATgaaagtatctgaaagtcacatTGTTATGAGATAGGAcacaaatccagcaaagacctgccACAGGTCCTGAGAGATGTAGCTGGCCCTTTAGTTGATCCTGCTGTTCAATGAAGCCTCGTCAGGAACGGTCTCAATGGAAGTGACTGTCGAGGAGTCATTCTTAAGAAAGGGAAATGGGAAGAAAAGCCTGAGGTATTCAACATTATACAAGAACtgaaaaatcagtggcaacaggtgtgATGGCGTGATAAATCCAAATGTGAAAATGCTGGCTCAAATCATTGTTGGTGTGTATCAagaaggtcaggagagaggtaaaGCACTGAGAGTCTGCagacatctgtaaaacatggggGAGGCTATGGCATGGTTTGGGCCTGCAGATAGGCATGTTGgtgatcttgtcaaaattaatAAATTTATGAACAAAGAAAAGTACCATCGGTCTTTGATCCATGGTGCACTACGATCTGGAAAGCATcggattggcaacagcttcatttttcagcatgaaagTGAAAcattgccaatgcagtaaaagcataccttaATATCAGAACCTGgatctcaacattattgaaacaGCGTGGGATCATCTAACagacaacagaacaaaaggcaaaaacaacaaaattaatttaatgttcAAAAGCAATGAGTggtgtcatttctttatttccttcATTGTTAAGAGACACCATACAATCTTTTTATAGGTAGATAAAAGCATCATGTTTCAACACTATAAGAGACTAAAATCTTCTGCTTTCAGGCTGTAAGACTAATATATTCAGATTTTTCAGCTATCGCCATCATTATGGCCAGgccttaattattatttttttaagcatgaAACTGACAACAATATTATACCAGACTGTTCTTTAATGCTCACCTTGACAGATGAAAGGTAGTCTGTCATGGCAGTTGGCATCCAGCAACTGAACTTGTTGCTCAGTCAGGATCATCTTTGCacagtggttatttgagtcagCTATGCTGCTGTTCCATTTAGGATAAATGTCTTTGGACCTTGAAATCCACATCCACTTCTTATCTTTGCCAAAAACTGAGCGTTCCAGGCCAATCCACACCCCTCGTTGCAGGTGTGTCTCATTTTGCAGAAGACTTTTCACTTCATCATTCACTGTTCGGTTGGTGATTTCAACCAGGGAGGTGTAGTCTGTCTGGCATTGCTCCAAGGCATCAAtccaacttttgttttcattgtagaACTCCAGGTTTGTAActtgagacaaaaaaaagaaagaaagaaagtgacaTTTAACATAGGCTAACACTACAACAGGCCACAGTTTCCTGCTGTCTCCTTATTTATGCAAAGCTCTGCTGACTCACCCTGATAGTCAGGAATGTTTTGTATAGATTAAAGTATTGAGTTTACagcattataatatattaacatattattttattcacataTTGTTAAAAGTAAATGACTGCTTTCAGGCTGAAATATAAACATTTCCACCTGATGTACCTGTATTTGTTGTAGCAACATTAACATTGCAGGTCCTTTGATTTGAACCTGCACAtaagaagaaaaagtaaaaatgcaggctttaaaaacatatttcagttttacataagaaaaaaagtctTGTTGTAACTATACAGTGTGTaaatatacatgtatgtataaaaTTTTTACAGATTCATCTtatgttgtatttgtttgtttgtttgtttgtttttttaggaaaGGTtgattatgttaaaaaaaaaaagtacttgcCTGTCTGGGCATCTATACAGACACTGATATCGTATTCTTCAtgaacattttgaaaatgtatctttactgtttttttatcTGGCTTAGACACTGAGATGTGTATCTTTTGTCTGTTGAAAGAAAATTACAGAACTGTTTAAAAAGCATATGACAAACATGATTTTATAAGAGATAACACATCTGCATCTTCtgcagtattttatttaaaaagctaaGTGgacaaaaaacatatttaccCTAGGTTACAGTTAATGGTAGAGGTAACTCCGCAACGTCCACAAATTTTATTATGACCAGAAACCTTTACACACCCTGCAGAAAACATAACAAATGAATCTACATGAAGAGGCACTGCAGGCACCTTTAGAAATGTCTGTGGCACTTCAGATGTTGTACTTGCTGAATGAATTTGTCACAGCAAGTATACTTTAAAATCCATTTGCTGTACACACTTCTTTATTACaggaataaaataatttttaagctACTAAAATACTGTCAATAGACAAATATGCCGTGAAGTTGAGATTTCTTACCATTTTCTTCCTCCACAGACAAAAGAAAACGGTCTGTTTTGTATGTGATTTTAGGACATGTGTTAAGATAGTCCGTCATCCCAGTGCTACTGAGTTTAGTGGCTTCCAGTGTGACTTGGTTGACTCTGGGATCACCACATTTAAATTTCCAAATCCACTTGCCAACTCTGCAATTGCAATTTTGTGTAATATTCCATCCAACAGTGCACAGATCACAGGGAGTGATTTTGATTCCTCCATTTGGAAACCCTTTCatgactgaaacacagggcAGCAGGCTCACTGCTGTAGGACAGGAAGATCACATCAGGTCTGAGTACAGTTTGCGTTTAGTTGTTTGCTAAAGTGagacttttcttcttctacaaTAAATATACAGTAATTCATAGTTTtaaggaaaatataaagaaaaacatgtgcAAAAGTCAATATTTTTGTAACTACTCTTTTTTCATTGTCCTTTCatctattttcctttttccaaaaCGTTCCCATGCCATAGAAAGAGCCAAGCGATGGGATCAGTACCACTGTCTGTTAGATCTCTCTCAAagtgcacatttatttatttatgtattttaaaaacatctttgttttattatatatagatacatttgtttgtttaatgcattggtaaataaaatgaataatataaagaaatagaTACTGGCAAACAAAAATCTAGGGTCAgataaaatacaagaaaaaagaaacaaaatgtgcCATGAAAATTACAAACAAATGATCTGTCATTCACATACTTTTGAGAGATGAATGACGGtgataaaatgtgttaaaatggaTCTGCATGGCTAGATCCAGAGTAATTATAACCTTTCAAGCAATGTTTTAAATTATAAGTAGTTACTGTTTTAACAATGAAAAGTAATTTAGGTACATACCTAGCAGTAATGATAGAGTAATCACATGTGCCATGGTCtgtaacatgcaaaaaaaaaagtagaaaattgAGTGCTAATTAATCATCATATCAAGagtttatttagtttatttatgAAGTTTATTTCAACTTCAGTACTTACAGTCTTTGCAGAGATCTTTGTTAACTGTAAATATCAGGTAAATATCCAGAGTGTTTGAAGAAACCTCCCCACTGTCCTCTGGCTTGTTGCTCAAGTCCAAAACGGAAATTCATGGAAATGTCAACAGGAGTGACTTTGCATTGCTGATTATATCATCATGTAAATGTGTTCCCATCCTCCTCAAATCCAacaatgagggttttttttccctttaaggtACTGTGGATGTGCAATATTACAAATTTAATAAGGTGAACCAATTTGATTGATTCAGAAGAAGATTTAAATTTTATACTGTATCTTGCTTAAGAAAATCCatacagcacaaaaaaaaaaagttttttgttttttgttattatccatccatcttcatccgctttatccggggccgggtcgcgggggcagcagcctaagcaaagaggcccagacctccctctccccagccacctcctccagcttatccgggggaataccaaggtgttcccaggccagccgagagatataatctctccagcgtgtcctgggtctgccccggggcctcctcctggtgggacatgcctggaacacctcacccaggaggcgcccagggggcatccttgtcagatgcccgaaccacctcagctggctcctttcgatgtggagcagcagctgctctactctgagcccctcccggatggccgaacttctcaccctatctctaagggagaggccagccacccttcggaggaagctcatttccgccgcttgtatccgcgatctcgttctttcggtcactacccacagctcgtggccataggtgagggtagggacgtagatcgaccggtaaattgagagcttcgcttttacactcagctccctcttcaccacgacggaccggtgcagcgtccgcattactgcagctgcagccccaatccgtctgtcgatctccggctcccttctcccatcactcgcgaacaagaccccgagatacttgaactcctccacttggggcaggaactcatccccgacctggagtgggcactccacccttttccggctgagaaccatggcctcagatttggaggtgctgatcctcatttgcgctgcttcacactcggctgcgaaccgttccagtgcgagctggaggccctcacccgatgaagctaacagaaccacatcatctgcaaaaatcagagatgagattctgaggccaccaaagcgaaagccctccgccacttggctgcgcctagaaatcctgtccataaaaattatgaacagaaccgtttttttgttattatgttAGTTTTAATTGCAGGTGTTCAGTAATCATCATTACCCCATaaatgaatgcacaacatgctAAATCTCGCAGTGGTTGCCCTGAAAGTGTAGTTGTTAAACTATGAGGACTTTCGAAGGACTTCTTTGCCACGTTAGCTTAAAGCGAGTTCTAACGCTTCTCTCAGCTCTGAAAATATTTAGATTTcatttgttgttatttgtttCTATTTGTCATTATTATCTGGTCCTTTTATCAGTGTGGTCCCATTTCCAATCAACAGCTAAGTCCACAttaaattttccatttttctccaaTGAGTTGAGAAAAATGTCCCTGTTTCCACATTCAGTGGTGTTAGAGGTAGATCGTATGCTTAGTCAAATAGGAAGCAAATATATCCTTATCAGTTTTAATGTTACAAACAAATGTATCACATAACCAGGGTACACTGGAAAAAAGCCTCTTTCATGTTATGAATGACCAGTTCATCCATCACTACATGATTTCTGTTGCTGAACTGACTTAATAcaatatgtttaaataaatgatgcTGACTTTTGACCTTTAGGGATCTGATAGTTTACTATACTTTACAGAGATGTGAACAGATCTATAAAACAAACTATGtttaaaatattctattttTCCCCTCTTGCAAAATTTAAGATCTGTGTCTAAGCTGTTCCATGCACAGTAACATATAACCACTTCATGTTCTAAATCTACTAATAAAATGTACACTCCTTGCAACAATCTCAATGGtaacaatgataataaaaacagaactgcacttataacctttatttcttctttaataGTGGCCAatatattcatttatatttattggaAGCATTTAAAGTATCTGTACTCTGAGTTGGCGGATGGGATTaatattttttcactttgtctgATTCATCCCAAACATGTTCTATCAGGTTGAGGCCAGCATTAAGAGATCCTTTCACTGGAACAAAGGGGCTGAGCCCAACCCCTAAAAAACAACCCTACACTATGATCCACCAAACATTATACTTTGTACAATGCAGTAAGACTAGTACCATTCTCTTTGCAACTGCAAATGGTTGCCTCAGGAAAGGCATCTGATTAAAAGCTCATTGTCAAGAATGAGACTGCCATAATAGATTGGTGGAGGCACGCCCACCACCAGTGCTGTCGGCCAGCAGGGTGTTGGTGGACACTATGACACGGTTAGCTAAAGACAAATGCAAGgaatagggtgagatggagacagatgatccactgtggtaACCCTTAAAGGGAGCATCC comes from Astatotilapia calliptera chromosome 14, fAstCal1.2, whole genome shotgun sequence and encodes:
- the LOC113035729 gene encoding regenerating islet-derived protein 3-alpha-like — protein: MPRQASSNQRTCNVNVATTNTVTNLEFYNENKSWIDALEQCQTDYTSLVEITNRTVNDEVKSLLQNETHLQRGVWIGLERSVFGKDKKWMWISRSKDIYPKWNSSIADSNNHCAKMILTEQQVQLLDANCHDRLPFICQDDPTLFQ